In Anguilla rostrata isolate EN2019 chromosome 1, ASM1855537v3, whole genome shotgun sequence, a genomic segment contains:
- the slc6a3 gene encoding sodium-dependent dopamine transporter isoform X2 produces the protein MIKGRLLVGQMSSVVAPATSANTMGPKEVELILVKEQNGVQFTNSTLVSPAQIHPAEEERETWGKKIDFLLSVIGFAVDLANVWRFPYLCYKNGGGAFLVPYLFFMVIAGMPLFYMELALGQYNREGAAGVWKICPIFKGVGFTVILISLYVGFYYNVIIAWALFYLFSSFTGELPWVHCNNSWNSPNCSELWAVNTTLNHTHKFTPAAEYFERGVLHLQDSEGIDDLGLPRWQLTSCLAVVIVVLYFSLWKGVKTSGKVVWITATMPYVVLTVLLIRGVTLPGAMDGIKAYLSVDFLRLCEPKVWIDAATQICFSLGVGFGVLIAFSSYNKFSNNCYRDAIITSSINSLTSFFSGFVIFSFLGNMSQKHNVALDEVATNGPGLVFIIYPEAIATLPGSSVWAVIFFIMLLTLGIDSAMGGMESVITGLMDEFKCLHKHRELFTLFIVVSTFLVSLICVTNGGIYVFTLLDHYVAGTSILFGVLIEIIGIAWFYGVDRFSDDIQEMIGHRPGLYWRICWKFVSPCFLLHNLQ, from the exons ATGATTAAAGGTAGACTGCTGGTCGGACAGATGTCTTCAGTCGTAGCCCCAGCCACGTCGGCCAACACCATGGGACCCAAGGAGGTGGAGCTGATCCTGGTCAAGGAGCAGAACGGAGTCCAGTTCACCAACTCCACCCTGGTCAGCCCCGCGCAGATTCACCCTGCCGAGGAGGAACGCGAGACCTGGGGAAAGAAGATCgacttcctcctctctgtcatcGGGTTCGCCGTAGACTTGGCCAATGTCTGGAGGTTCCCTTATCTGTGCTACAAGAACGGGGGAG GAGCCTTCCTTGTACCCTACCTCTTCTTCATGGTGATAGCTGGGATGCCACTCTTTTACATGGAGCTAGCATTAGGACAGTATAATCGGGAAGGAGCAGCTGGGGTGTGGAAAATCTGCCCAATTTTTAAAG GCGTGGGGTTTACAGTGATCCTCATATCCCTCTACGTTGGGTTCTACTACAACGTTATCATTGCATGGGCTCTCTTCTACCTGTTCTCTTCCTTCACTGGAGAGCTGCCCTGGGTCCACTGCAACAACAGCTGGAACAGTCCCAACTGCTCTGAGCTGTGGGCTGTCAACACCACTTTGAACCACACCCACAAATTCACCCCAGCAGCTGAATACTTTGA ACGAGGAGTGCTCCACCTTCAGGACAGTGAGGGTATTGATGATCTGGGACTGCCACGCTGGCAGCTTACTTCCTGTCTGGCAGTGGTCATTGTGGTGCTGTACTTCAGCCTCTGGAAGGGGGTCAAGACCTCAGGAAAG GTTGTGTGGATCACTGCTACCATGCCCTACGTGGTCCTGACCGTGCTGCTCATTCGTGGTGTCACCCTTCCGGGGGCCATGGATGGCATTAAAGCTTACCTCAGCGTTGATTTCCTGAGACTGTGCGAGCCCAAG GTCTGGATAGACGCTGCCACTCAGATCTGTTTCTCTTTGGGAGTTGGGTTTGGTGTGCTAATAGCGTTTTCAAGCTATAACAAATTCAGCAACAACTGCTATAG GGACGCCATCATCACCAGCTCCATCAATTCCCTTACAAGCTTCTTTTCTGGATTTGTCATCTTTTCCTTTCTGGGAAACATGTCCCAGAAGCACAATGTGGCCTTAGATGAAGTTGCCACCAATG GACCCGGACTTGTGTTCATCATATATCCAGAAGCTATTGCTACCCTACCTGGATCCTCTGTTTGGGCAGTCATCTTTTTCATTATGTTACTGACATTAGGCATTGACAGTGCT atgggtGGGATGGAATCCGTGATTACAGGGCTGATGGATGAGTTCAAGTGTCTGCACAAGCATCGAGAACTTTTCACTCTCTTCATTGTTGTGTCCACCTTCCTTGTATCACTCATCTGCGTGACCAAT GGTGGAATTTACGTGTTCACTCTGCTGGACCACTATGTGGCCGGGACATCGATCCTGTTTGGAGTGCTTATTGAGATCATCGGCATTGCCTGGTTTTACG